Proteins encoded together in one Pseudomonas sp. TCU-HL1 window:
- a CDS encoding amidohydrolase, translating into MRDLTTLPDLKLALVQTTLAWHDCAANHAHFEALLEQAKGADLIVLPEMFTTGFSMDSAALAEPELGPTHAWLCEQARRLDAVVIGSLIIQAADSSHRNRLLWARPDGEVLHYDKRHLFRMAGEHKHYTPGETQALFELKGWRVRPLICYDLRFPVWSRDPHDTDLLLYTANWPAARRHHWNRLLPARAIENLCYVAAVNRVGTDGKGHGYSGDSQVLDFQGEHLLDAADADGVFIASLSASQLAAYRERFPAMRDADGFDLHL; encoded by the coding sequence ACCCTGGCCTGGCACGACTGCGCTGCCAACCATGCCCACTTCGAAGCGCTGCTGGAGCAGGCGAAGGGGGCTGACCTGATCGTTCTGCCGGAGATGTTCACCACCGGCTTCTCCATGGACTCCGCGGCGCTGGCAGAGCCCGAACTGGGCCCGACCCATGCCTGGTTGTGCGAGCAGGCCAGGCGCCTGGATGCCGTCGTCATCGGCAGCCTCATCATCCAGGCCGCCGACAGCAGCCATCGCAACCGTCTGCTCTGGGCTCGCCCGGACGGCGAGGTCCTGCATTACGACAAGCGCCACCTGTTCCGCATGGCCGGTGAGCACAAGCACTACACTCCCGGCGAAACCCAGGCGCTGTTCGAGCTCAAGGGCTGGCGGGTGCGTCCGCTGATCTGCTACGACCTGCGCTTCCCGGTGTGGAGCCGCGACCCGCACGATACCGATCTACTGCTCTACACGGCCAACTGGCCAGCGGCTCGTCGCCATCACTGGAATCGTCTGCTGCCGGCGCGGGCCATCGAGAACCTTTGCTACGTGGCGGCGGTGAATCGCGTTGGCACCGACGGCAAGGGCCATGGTTACAGTGGCGATAGCCAGGTTCTGGATTTCCAGGGCGAACACCTGCTGGATGCCGCAGACGCCGATGGCGTGTTCATCGCCAGTCTGTCCGCGTCACAACTGGCGGCCTACCGCGAGCGCTTTCCTGCGATGCGTGACGCGGACGGTTTCGACCTGCACCTCTGA
- a CDS encoding winged helix-turn-helix transcriptional regulator — translation MSEHKPLPAEGNLLVAGERVYNTPVEVTLAVIGGKWKSLLVYHLIPEARRFSELKRLVPGITEKMLTQQLRELERDGIVSRTVYAEVPPRVEYRLTEHGLSLKPVLDSMCAWGKCHWQQQG, via the coding sequence ATGAGCGAACACAAGCCGCTTCCTGCCGAGGGCAACCTGCTAGTGGCGGGGGAGCGGGTCTACAACACGCCAGTGGAAGTCACCCTGGCGGTGATCGGCGGCAAGTGGAAGTCGCTGCTGGTCTACCACCTGATCCCGGAGGCGCGGCGTTTCTCCGAGCTCAAGCGGCTTGTGCCGGGCATCACCGAGAAGATGCTGACCCAGCAGCTGCGCGAACTGGAGCGAGACGGCATTGTCTCGCGCACCGTCTATGCCGAAGTGCCTCCGCGGGTCGAGTATCGCCTGACCGAGCATGGCTTGAGCCTGAAGCCGGTGCTGGACTCCATGTGTGCCTGGGGCAAGTGCCACTGGCAGCAACAGGGATAG